The sequence below is a genomic window from Ipomoea triloba cultivar NCNSP0323 chromosome 10, ASM357664v1.
GCCTGTCTATCTTAAACTAGTTTTAGAGAAGGGAATAACCTTATTTGATGTTCTTAATCTGCCAAGTCTAGGGCCATCTCTGACTCCATGAGTAtcaacttcaatttcatattGCTGTTCATCAAGAAGTTCTGTAGCATTCAAGCAAGCTTTGATCCCTGCAAGAATGGAAACCAAAAATTAGAACAAACAGAAGCAGAAGCTGAGTAGAAAACTGCAAATGTCATAAAAATATACTAACATTCAATTGTGAGGATCCATTTGCCCCCCAAGACACCCATCAAAAATTTGAACGTTCTTTTACATGCCCCCTTCTCATTTGTAGATGCAATGATATGGGTTACACTTGGGTCCCAAGTCTTTAATACTGTTGCACCTGACAACCTCTCAAAGTCGGAAACCAAAGCCTGCAAATCAAAGTATTAAGTTAGCCTCAGATAGACATACTCTGAAATTACAACAATAAAAAGTGATCTCCAATTCCAGTTCTTTTACCCTCTCTGCATCAGTGATAGCTGAACAACAAAGAACCAagcttttattttttctttgacaCTTCCAAAGTGCATCTTGTCTATTATCAGATTTGACAGCAATTTGGGGTTGATTGATACAAGAATTTCTGTAATATAAAGTCAAAGAGCAAAAACAGTAAGTCAAACTGGAAAAGTGTATAAGAATAAAAGGCAGAAAAAAGATGGCAGAAACATTAAAGTTGATTGACCTCAGTtcacatttctttttcttctttgattGGAATTCAGGTTCCTTGCACGGCAGTTTACAACAAGCATGTAGAGGGCATAACATTACGAAATTATACTGAAAACAAGGAATAGCAACTTATTAAATGGATACAAATCAGCTTATCAGCTTTGCTGGTAAATTAAGATGCGACACATACATGGTCCCATTGACAGTTTGGTGTCATCTTTGCACAGGGAACATGAAAACTCTTGCGACAAGTCTTCTCATAGCAGCCCAGAGCTGCCCCTTTAACTCCACAGAAGCCACAAGAAATAGACCTACTCCTCTTCAGTTCAGTTTCAAGATTAATGACATAATCATCTtcattaaaatatacatttggGGCCCTGCAAATGTGCTTTCAACAATTACCCAGTGACCCAAATATGTATGTGTATTTATAAAAGCAAAAACCAATATCAAGCTTCACAAACTAAGTTGGGTATATATTTAGTCTAGAATCTAATCTTgattatttatgaatatatgCAAATATTTGCAAGCAACAAATAACAATTATATCCAGGCGTAGATTAGGTTAATATGAATTAATGCAAAAACTATCATCAGTAATGCATTCAGCTAACCactcaataaaattaaaatatagaataACCAAAAAATGGAGAAGTATTCCAATAACTATGCCACACCAACTCATATAGcaaaacaaaatctaaaatttgCTTAATGGAACATATTTTACCACTCTGCACAATTTTTATGCACATGTATGACACTTGTTTCTCCAATCTGGTCTTCTTTAATTGGCTTCCCATTAAGATAGTGCATCATAACTCCTGAATCCTGAAATTTGGACattaaaacatgaaaaaaaaaaaattgaggttTATATGGAATTACTGAGAAATAAAAGGCTCACATACCTCAGACTCTTCTGCAGTATGGCAAAATGCACATTGGATTTTTGTCGGGTGTGTCTCACACTTTTGCAAAACTGAACTACTTGAATTGGAAAgtgacttttttatttttgacaaaCTATTTGTGTCCATACACAAGCTGTTTGAAATATTTTCTGGAGTCAGAGTTTCCTTACTGGAGTTCTTCTCATTAAACTTCTGGATGCCATCTGCAATATTATCCTCAAAAATTTCTTCAGAAAATGTCACCTGTTTCATGTGCTTTGACTTCCCAGCACGTgtaactttactctttactttTGAACTAGAATCTGTAACTTCCTTATCATCATTGATAGGTGCTGATGTATTAAGTGGATAGGGATTCACAGCCACATCTCTTGTTGGAATGATTCTGTCCTTAGGAGCATTCTTTCCACTTTTTGACATGTTACAAACTTTTTGTTGCTGGGTGACAGTTACCTTTCTTCTTTTGCCATTTCTCTTTAAGTCACACCCTCCACTGTCTTCTTTCTGATCCAATGAAACTCGTGCAGAATCAGCACCAATACCAACCTCTTTCTTCTTGTCATGACTTTTCTTCCCCATATTCAATGCATTATCATTGGAAAAATCTTTGGTACTCAGTTTGGCTTTTTGTGATCCACTGGGGACTCCCATTAGTTCTTGAATTGATCTCATACGgccatttttctttttgctctCAATCATCCGCACTCTTTTGCTAGACTTTCTAAGGCCACCTTTAATTTTAGAGATCTCATTCCTTAGAGAAGATAAAGTGGGTGGACTCACCTCTTCCTTGCTCATTTCATTTTCATCATCCATGCTTTTTCTGTTGCGACTTTTGGGTTCAGCAAGAATACTTAAATCCATTAAGGTAGCCTCTGTATCCTGTTCAAGTCCTTCAGATTCGTAAGTATCTTCTACCTGCAACACCATTGTTATTTCCTTGTGAGCTGTTAAACAAATTAGAAAATGGAAGAAAGAATGTGATCATTTTAATGCATCAAGACACGAGATAAAAGTGAAATGAATACCTGCAGTTTCAATGGGCTTGAAAGGAGTTCAGGGGAGCAAGGCCTTTGTGTCCATTCAAACATCTCACTATCAAAAAATTCTGCATCCTTTGGAATGTCACCAGGGGCAGCACTCTGTGCAGTAGTCAAATGTGAACTCAataagaatttcaattccatatgAGAGCACATGACAAAAGTTCAATATTGCAGCACATTAAGTAAACTGAGCTGGCATGTAATGCTTCAAAAATCCTAAGAAAGGCTTGCAGTCTTGCACAAACCTTTCATAAGCAATTGAAGCTCTACATAACAGATACCAGCAAGAGCCAATTAATGTTAGCCACCTCTTAGAACACGAGGATAGAGGAGAAATTCTTAATTATaagctaataaaaaaaatcaaccatATCAGATTTTGTTTTGATTACTGACAAATAAACATAACAATTCATTTATCTACTTAAAATCTTAAATCTTTAGGGCAGGACCCTGATGTGTTACAGCTTCTATCGGAGGCATGAATTACCATGTCTTAGTCTGAAATGAATATAATTTACTTACTTTTGGGGTCATCTCAAGAGGAAATTCGTCATCAGAATCTTTCATATCACTAAAACAAGGAACACCTGGAGGGGTATCTGTGGCATGATCCTCATCCAATAGCTCAGTTGACTTTTTGTCATCTGATAGCTGAGTTGACTGTTCGACATCATCTCTCAGCCAGAAAAAGGGACTAAGGTTTAGCTCTCCCTTCTCATTTAAAACCCCCTTGCCCTTGTTTATGACAGGATGTCTCTGAGGTTCACTGGCAGTTACTTGATCATTTTCAGCAACCAATTTTGTAGGCAGTGGGCTTTCTAATGGTGGATGCTGTGGCACTTGGACCCTTTTCTTTGTAGGAAAGGAAGGCTTAACAGAAGATGGATTGCAatttccatttttagtcttccTTGATCTTTTTGACCCTCTTCTTTCATTTCCTTCCTTATTATTTTGTTCTGAAGTCTGCATGGCAATATTGTCATTCTCTTCAATTCCAAAGGTCTTGCTTGCAGATTTGTTTTCTTCACCTGAAgttacaaaaattatgaaccgAACTGAATATCACACTTAAGGGAATAtgcattacaacacaactatcAACCAAAGCATGATAGTAATTGCACCATTTGGTCAAATGGTCAAATCTAAAGACTCATGAAGTGGTATTGTGGGACTAGTGATAACTAACTAGATAAATACAGTAATAACCTAGAAacatatacaaaatatttatatagtagTGATGGGGTTACTGAATTTTAATCAATCCATCTTTCTAGAAGATACCCAAGTACCTGCTATTTTAGTTGAAGTTTCAGTTTGAGTAACAAATATGTTGACTCCTGAAGCAGCTTCCAAGCTCTTATAAATGCTGACCAAGTTATCCATTTGGGGAGCAGGGCGGATTTCTGTAACACAAAAGCACCACACATTCACAGAATGAAGGAAACATTTTCTTGCAATGAAAGTGCATTCTACACAATTGATATTCATGAACTTTGagaagaaattttattttaaactgTCATTTTAATCAAGGAAAGCCAGCATAATGCAAATAGCTTTAGTTCAGTTCCAAATCactaaaaacaatataattcaaTCAAAATTCTATAATATCTCCATGCAAAATCATACAAGAGCACAAACCTCTGGGCCGGTAAGGAACTTTACAAACTGGACAATTGGGCGCCAACTTCATTGATGCATGTATACAGGCACTGCGATTTGAAACAGCATATTGGAATTTAAAACCCATAACCAGCATACATAGAGTGTATATAGAATTTGGGAGATTGAAAGGCTTACTTGCAGAATACATGATTGCACGTGAGTGAAGCAGCTGAATTCAAGAGACTCAAGCTGCCGAAAAGAGGGAAAACCAAAAAATTACACATTATAAGCTGACCATATATAAGCAATCGCAGTATCTAATAATTTCGTTGAAATTGTGCTGACGATTAAGCTGATTTCGAGTAATTCAAGTGAAGTTTAGACTAATTCGATTGAAGAACTAAACCAAATTATAATCTTAGATATAGATACACGGAAGTATTTATTGTGACAGAAATCAACGGAATCTAAAATTTCCATTGAAATCATGTAGAGCTAAAGACTAATCTTAAGCGATTGAAATAAGAAAGTACCAGATGGGACACTTGAGCTCTCTTCCCATCCTTTCTAGATGTGCAGCATCTGCCATACTTCCTATAATTCGCctttgctctctctctctctctctctcgtgaGCAAGATCTTCGTTTCTATTGTTTAAGCGGAGAAGGGGCGGCGCGTGAGTTTGACGGCAAACTTTATAACGGAATACTACGGGAAAGAGCTTGAAAAGTGAAAATGGTTTTGATATTGGGTGGCGCGTTTTTtctgtatttttaaaattttaatatgcgCGCGTTACTTAAAACTTCCGCGCAAAATTCAATTGGCGGGTCCATTTTTGTAACATTCGAATTGggataaatataattttcctcatataaataaatatcatgtaacttattttaattttttaaaatatttttatttaaataaaattataagttatTTTGACATGGtatctatgtatgtatataaaattgCATGTATAGATTATATCATATaacttatatatgtataaaaaaaaaaataaaaaggttctaattgcacatttttaaaGAGTTCAATGGACTAATATAAATCTTTTTGCAGTTATATGGTGCAATTGCCTTTTCCTAAATAGTTTGGGGTAAATTGAGACTTAAAAGGTTAACACATTTTATCACAATGATAGAGATATGAAAAATGTTATAAATATCCCTTTACCCCACAATAGGCCTATTGgctcattgttttttttttgtggggggggtggtgggggtgggggggaaAAAGGGAATACTATGTCCAGAGTTGTTATCGTTCACAGGGGGGAGTTCATATGCATTCAGAGGAAGGAAGGATGGACTCAAATGTGGAAACTCAGGTTGTTTACtttataaaattgtatttttatttttatttttcattttctaacttttcaaattttcttcaatgttgtgtgttttttgttttctatttaaaaaacttgtttactaacacttatttttcaaaaaagggaaaaaaaaaaaacaaaaacaaaacaaacaaacaacgtCGATGGTAGTGTAAAGGCCTCAATCAGGAAAGTGGGAATCGGTGGTGTTCTAAGAGATGAGAAGGGCCTCTGGATTGACGGTTTCTCGGGCAACATGGAGGTCGCCTCGCCGAAAGAAATGGAAGCTACTGCCATTGTCAATAGCATGCATTGGGCCTGAGAGAAGGGAATTCGGAATATCGAGATCCAatctgattaaaaaaaaaaaaagaaggattgTTGAGTGGATTTAAGCCAATGATGTGCTTTGGGGCCCCATAAGAAAACTTGTTGAGGATATTCAATGGTGGTTTCGAATAGATTGGAATATAGTCTTTTGAGTGGTTTACAAAGAACAAAATATGGTCGCTGACTCTTTTGCTGCCCTTGGAACCTTCCAACAAGGGAGTTGATAGGTGGAAATCCTCATATGAAGATATTGAATGTTGAGACTGGAATATAGCCTCTCATGTTCTGATGCTTTTTGATAGGTGGATGAACAATATATTGATCGTTTAGTTCTCTATGGGGTTTTCTCAGTTTCTATAAATGAAAGAGTAGGCACGCTTCAATGGTAACTTCTTAAATATTGTCTTTACATGtaaaattgatataaaattgttaatttggtGTTTTCAATTTGCTACTATTTTGTGTATATTCTAACACTTCGTGCAAAGACTTGTTgaaatgtgattattttatgGTGAATGGAGTATGCAACTCAATTTGAAAATGGTTAAACTCTTATGGGGAaaaaatgtgattattttatgGTGAATGGAGCATGCAACTCAATTTGAAAATGGTTAAACTCTTATGGGGAAAAAAAGGATGATGACAAATCATTCAAGACGAGGTATTTGTCTCTTATTTAGATTTGAGACAAAGATGCCTAATATGTTTTGGAGCACATTTACTCGTATTGATTAATTTGTGACATAACTCATTTAATCATTCTGATTTGAGCTGGAGATCTTTTACTTGTCTAAAATGTAAGACAACATTCCTCTGTGCCTATTAGATCTGATAtgaaaaatcaatgatttttggTGAGTTCTTAATAACTTTATATGTCATGCTATTAgcatatctaaaaacataataagtgcgAAGGAATGTTATACCCtttatttatgtccgtttttttcattaaattttgttgtatattatgctataaaagttgtactttacaatatattagacaaacatactcctaccgttataacttttttttttccactattgttacaatggacatgcatccactatacattttcttattttcttcaataataataatatatacacattatatactggagttatatgttag
It includes:
- the LOC116032058 gene encoding protein BREAST CANCER SUSCEPTIBILITY 1 homolog; its protein translation is MADAAHLERMGRELKCPICLSLLNSAASLTCNHVFCNACIHASMKLAPNCPVCKVPYRPREIRPAPQMDNLVSIYKSLEAASGVNIFVTQTETSTKIAGEENKSASKTFGIEENDNIAMQTSEQNNKEGNERRGSKRSRKTKNGNCNPSSVKPSFPTKKRVQVPQHPPLESPLPTKLVAENDQVTASEPQRHPVINKGKGVLNEKGELNLSPFFWLRDDVEQSTQLSDDKKSTELLDEDHATDTPPGVPCFSDMKDSDDEFPLEMTPKSAAPGDIPKDAEFFDSEMFEWTQRPCSPELLSSPLKLQVEDTYESEGLEQDTEATLMDLSILAEPKSRNRKSMDDENEMSKEEVSPPTLSSLRNEISKIKGGLRKSSKRVRMIESKKKNGRMRSIQELMGVPSGSQKAKLSTKDFSNDNALNMGKKSHDKKKEVGIGADSARVSLDQKEDSGGCDLKRNGKRRKVTVTQQQKVCNMSKSGKNAPKDRIIPTRDVAVNPYPLNTSAPINDDKEVTDSSSKVKSKVTRAGKSKHMKQVTFSEEIFEDNIADGIQKFNEKNSSKETLTPENISNSLCMDTNSLSKIKKSLSNSSSSVLQKCETHPTKIQCAFCHTAEESEDSGVMMHYLNGKPIKEDQIGETSVIHVHKNCAEWAPNVYFNEDDYVINLETELKRSRSISCGFCGVKGAALGCYEKTCRKSFHVPCAKMTPNCQWDHYNFVMLCPLHACCKLPCKEPEFQSKKKKKCELRNSCINQPQIAVKSDNRQDALWKCQRKNKSLVLCCSAITDAERALVSDFERLSGATVLKTWDPSVTHIIASTNEKGACKRTFKFLMGVLGGKWILTIEWIKACLNATELLDEQQYEIEVDTHGVRDGPRLGRLRTSNKQPKLFSGYKFYFMSDFLPSYKKYLHDLVVAAGGNVLNRKPVSEDEKSHSSGCSSVSTFIVYSLELPDNCKTREKSSILDSRRSAAEALASSTGSLAASNSWILNCIAGCKLQDLE